Part of the Wolbachia endosymbiont of Ctenocephalides felis wCfeJ genome, GTAAAGAATTTGCTGAAGCACTATTTAATTGTGATTAGATCTCCTAGTATAATAAACCTTTAGCAGCGCATTGAAAAAACCACTTGACATTTCCAAAAAGTCCGCTTATCATGTGGCTGAAGCTATTTATTTATCTTCAGTCTGTGCAGATAAAATGACAAGAAACTCAATGTATTTGGCGTCTCATGTTTAATTTTTTGCACTATGTGCACTTATGTCTTTAATAGACTTTCAAGGTTTTTACCTATATAAGCTAAAATACGCTTGTTAAAGCGTTTAAAACAGTAAAAAACGCCGATTAAAAGATAGATAGTGAATAACTAGCTAACAGGGTTTCTTTTGCCTTTTTTCTGCTTAGTAAATTTCTTAACGTTTAAATTTAGATCAGTTGCGGTTTAAAAGCAGCGAAATTAGACGTTTAGAATAAAAAAACGCCAGTTTATAAAGTTAATATAAATAATTAGCCACCAACGGGGTTTCTTTTGCCTTTTTTCCTCATTCGGTAAATTTCTTAATATTTATAGCTAAAGCAATTTAAGAGCACTATCAATATTTTAAATAATTGCCTTTCAGCTTAATTATACAAGAAGTTTAATAATTAAGCGTTTTAAACCAACTAGTACTATATTTTTTTCTAGAGGAAAGTTATATTGTAACTATGGGCAATGTAATCGTAAAAAAATTTGGTGGGACTTCATTAACTGACTTAAATCGAGTTGCAAGTTTGATAAAAAAAGATGTTGAGAAAGGTTGTAATGTAATCGTTGTTGTTTCTGCTGTTGCAGGATTTACTGACCAAATGGCTTTTCAGGCTAGGCAAATCTCAAATTTAAGCTGCAGACAAGAGCTATCAGAATATGATGTTATACTTTCAGCAGGAGAACAGATCTCTTGCGGCTTACTAGCAATCACTCTCCAATCTATGGGGATAAATGCTAAATCGTGGCTTGCCTGGCAGTTGCCAATTATAACTAACGATCTTTACTCTGAGTCTAAAATCAAAACAATAAAGATTGATCATCTGAAAAGGTCTTTTGCCGAAGGTTACGCTGTTGCGATTATTGCCGGCTTTCAGGGTATACATGGTGATAGAATCACTACTTTTGGTAGAGGAGGCTCTGATATATCAGCAGTTGCCCTTGCAGTAGTTTTTGATGTCAAGATTTGTGAGATTTTTACTGATATTGATGGAATATATACAGCCGATCCGAAGATTGTTCCAAAAGCACGCAAGCTTAAATCTATCTCTTACAATGAAATGTTGGAGATATCGTCATCTGGTGCTAAAATACTACACAACCGTTCAATACAACTTGCAATGAAGCATAACATTAGAGTGCAGGTGCTATCCACTTTTAAAAATGCAGAAGGAACTGTAGTACTGCATGAAAAAGATGTACTGGAGAGATACGTAATTACTGGGATAACTTGTAGCACTAATGAAGTTCTTGTAACTTTTACTAACCTTGCGAGTACCTTGCATATTTTAAAGGATATGGCAGATGCAAATATTAAGATTGATATGATACATGGATCAAGTCTCGTCATTTCTGAATTCGACATTGATCTAATGAAAGAGCTACTGAGCAAGAATGAAACCCATGTTATCAACAGTAATGTGGCTAGAATTTCAGTAATTGGCATTGGTGTTATGTCTAATACTGAG contains:
- a CDS encoding aspartate kinase produces the protein MGNVIVKKFGGTSLTDLNRVASLIKKDVEKGCNVIVVVSAVAGFTDQMAFQARQISNLSCRQELSEYDVILSAGEQISCGLLAITLQSMGINAKSWLAWQLPIITNDLYSESKIKTIKIDHLKRSFAEGYAVAIIAGFQGIHGDRITTFGRGGSDISAVALAVVFDVKICEIFTDIDGIYTADPKIVPKARKLKSISYNEMLEISSSGAKILHNRSIQLAMKHNIRVQVLSTFKNAEGTVVLHEKDVLERYVITGITCSTNEVLVTFTNLASTLHILKDMADANIKIDMIHGSSLVISEFDIDLMKELLSKNETHVINSNVARISVIGIGVMSNTEVMHRTLKVLNKKKIEILAIATSEIKINIIVQKECAEALVRDLHTELALDSLIPMDS